A single region of the Echinimonas agarilytica genome encodes:
- a CDS encoding tryptophan halogenase family protein has product MSNDRVLKLAVVGGGSAGWLTAALVAAQHGFGKGVSVTLIESPDVKTIGVGEGTWPTMRDTLRKIGISETDFIRQCDASFKQGSKFVNWVNDTPGEFFYQPFTTPAGYYEKSIVPYWKPHEQHVSFSNAVCFQEALCEQQRAPKLITTPEYEDMANYGYHLNAGKFSELLKHHCTSVLGVSYLSDHVDHVNFNHSDEIESLTLRNTGCFNADIFIDCTGFSSLLLGQYMEVPFVDKSDVLFIDGALATQVPYEEDDDPIASATHSTAQEAGWIWDIGLVHRRGVGHVFSSKYITREKAELQLREYLRASIGDKADSIEVRYIPIKSGHREVFWKNNCVAIGLSAGFLEPLEASALALVEYAATLLSERLPLFKEAIPIVAQKFNQDMSYHWQRIIDFLKLHYTLSQRNEPFWVANRDEATIPETLKEQLLQWKYRFPESDEFTHTREVFPAAGYQYVLYGMGFKTEVPDYMQSKEGASQAFELMKQNQRITGEFLSRMPTNRELLNKIHEYGLQVL; this is encoded by the coding sequence ATGAGCAACGATAGAGTTTTAAAGTTGGCGGTGGTGGGCGGAGGAAGTGCAGGTTGGCTAACCGCTGCGTTAGTTGCCGCACAACACGGGTTTGGAAAGGGCGTCTCGGTCACGCTTATTGAGTCTCCCGATGTGAAAACCATTGGAGTGGGCGAAGGCACTTGGCCAACTATGCGTGACACCTTACGAAAGATCGGAATTTCAGAGACCGACTTTATTCGTCAATGCGATGCATCGTTTAAGCAAGGCTCCAAATTCGTAAACTGGGTCAATGATACGCCCGGAGAGTTTTTCTATCAGCCATTTACAACCCCGGCTGGGTATTACGAAAAGTCGATTGTGCCGTATTGGAAGCCGCATGAGCAGCACGTATCATTTTCAAATGCGGTGTGTTTTCAAGAAGCTTTATGTGAACAGCAACGAGCGCCAAAGCTAATTACCACGCCAGAATACGAGGACATGGCCAATTATGGCTATCACCTTAATGCTGGAAAATTCTCAGAGTTATTGAAGCATCATTGCACTTCGGTTCTTGGCGTGTCCTATTTATCCGATCATGTCGATCACGTGAACTTCAACCACAGCGATGAAATTGAAAGCCTAACACTTCGAAATACAGGGTGTTTTAATGCGGATATCTTCATTGATTGCACCGGTTTTTCTTCGCTTTTATTGGGCCAATATATGGAGGTTCCGTTTGTTGATAAAAGTGATGTTCTGTTTATCGATGGTGCGCTTGCAACTCAAGTACCCTATGAGGAAGATGACGATCCAATTGCGTCCGCAACGCATTCAACCGCGCAAGAAGCAGGTTGGATATGGGATATTGGATTAGTTCATCGTAGAGGTGTTGGGCATGTGTTTAGTAGTAAATACATCACGCGCGAAAAGGCTGAGCTGCAATTGCGTGAGTACTTAAGAGCATCAATTGGCGATAAAGCAGATTCAATTGAAGTGCGATACATCCCCATTAAAAGTGGTCATCGAGAGGTTTTTTGGAAGAACAATTGCGTAGCAATTGGCTTGTCAGCAGGATTTTTGGAACCACTAGAGGCGTCTGCATTAGCGTTAGTTGAGTATGCTGCAACGCTATTAAGTGAACGTTTACCGCTATTCAAAGAAGCCATTCCAATCGTGGCCCAGAAGTTCAATCAAGACATGTCCTATCATTGGCAGAGGATTATCGACTTTCTCAAGCTGCATTATACATTGAGCCAAAGAAACGAACCGTTTTGGGTTGCAAACCGAGATGAGGCGACCATACCTGAAACGCTCAAAGAACAATTATTACAATGGAAATATCGTTTCCCTGAAAGTGATGAGTTTACTCATACCCGTGAAGTATTCCCTGCGGCTGGCTATCAATATGTACTTTACGGAATGGGCTTCAAAACTGAGGTGCCTGATTACATGCAATCGAAAGAAGGTGCGAGTCAAGCATTTGAATTGATGAAACAGAATCAAAGGATAACGGGGGAATTTTTGTCCCGTATGCCTACCAATCGAGAATTGTTAAATAAGATCCATGAATACGGTTTGCAGGTTCTATGA
- a CDS encoding sulfite exporter TauE/SafE family protein: MQYYSFSLLGLVGAIFANTTGAGGGVVFIPMFHQLGFSEQESVATSFAIQSFGMTAGAVTWFLNYRNLKAEQLSWRPLPSVVLLASVCSVIGLSFSYQSSIGAPVAMHHVFSAFSVFLGIATLYITLVGKPPQEHQSHAYVDYVAFAVIGLVGGVITAWLSVGVGELLAVYLILRGYKVTLAIAAAVIVSAITVWSGLYHHIWEQPHVVWPVVLFAGPAAVLGGIAAKTIVGLFHVRTVKLFFGGYVLISGVFIALLS; this comes from the coding sequence TTGCAATATTATTCATTTTCACTACTGGGTTTAGTGGGGGCTATTTTTGCCAACACCACAGGAGCGGGTGGGGGCGTTGTATTTATTCCAATGTTTCACCAGTTGGGTTTTTCTGAACAAGAGTCAGTTGCAACAAGCTTCGCTATACAAAGTTTTGGCATGACGGCAGGCGCAGTGACTTGGTTTCTCAACTATCGCAACCTTAAGGCAGAGCAGCTGAGTTGGCGGCCTTTGCCATCCGTGGTGTTACTCGCCTCTGTATGCTCAGTGATCGGGTTGAGCTTTAGTTATCAATCGAGTATTGGCGCTCCTGTCGCAATGCATCATGTGTTTAGTGCCTTTTCAGTCTTTTTAGGAATAGCGACCCTCTATATAACCTTGGTTGGAAAACCGCCGCAAGAGCATCAAAGTCATGCATATGTTGATTATGTTGCATTTGCTGTGATTGGCCTTGTAGGAGGGGTGATCACAGCATGGCTATCGGTTGGTGTGGGCGAATTGTTAGCGGTATACCTAATTCTGAGAGGCTATAAAGTGACCCTTGCCATTGCTGCTGCTGTGATTGTGTCTGCAATCACCGTTTGGAGCGGTCTTTATCATCATATATGGGAGCAGCCTCATGTAGTTTGGCCGGTGGTATTATTTGCTGGCCCTGCTGCCGTGTTAGGTGGCATTGCCGCTAAAACCATTGTGGGACTATTTCACGTTCGTACAGTCAAACTGTTTTTTGGTGGCTACGTTCTTATATCTGGTGTTTTTATTGCACTCTTGTCCTGA
- a CDS encoding cupin-like domain-containing protein — protein sequence MLSAKHVKTISNVDAQNIQEIVAKSDEPLLLKGLVSQWPSVQHGLQSADSLCRYLLNFYQGKPVVAMVGESSIEGRFYYNETMTGFNFERKQVNLKLVLQRLLSDLGADSKSIYVGATSSQQWFPGFSEENQLSPTNEDVDPLIWIGNESTVTTHYDSVDNIACCVAGKRKFTLIPMSQLENLYVGPLEFNMAGQPVSLVNLKSPDQSIHPKFSKAMEHALVADLEPGDALYLPPLWWHHVESLSEFNVLANYWWDGSGVHGGNPLYALMHAMMTIRDLPEAQRNSWKDLFEHYVFKASEGNHAHIPEHARGCTGELTPAVIQHTKKFIKDRL from the coding sequence ATGCTAAGTGCCAAACATGTAAAAACCATCTCCAATGTTGATGCGCAAAACATTCAAGAAATAGTGGCAAAGTCTGATGAACCACTGCTACTGAAGGGGCTTGTGAGCCAGTGGCCATCGGTTCAGCATGGCTTACAATCAGCAGATTCACTGTGTCGTTATTTGTTGAATTTCTATCAGGGAAAACCAGTCGTTGCTATGGTGGGAGAGTCGAGTATTGAGGGACGATTCTATTACAACGAGACCATGACAGGGTTTAATTTTGAGCGGAAACAGGTCAATCTTAAATTGGTACTACAACGCCTGTTGAGCGATTTAGGGGCCGACAGCAAATCGATTTATGTCGGAGCCACATCGTCACAGCAATGGTTTCCTGGATTCTCAGAGGAAAATCAACTGAGCCCAACGAATGAAGATGTGGATCCATTAATCTGGATTGGCAATGAATCCACGGTCACCACTCATTACGACTCCGTCGACAATATCGCTTGCTGTGTTGCGGGTAAGCGTAAATTCACGCTCATTCCTATGTCACAACTTGAAAACCTATATGTTGGGCCACTGGAATTTAATATGGCAGGCCAACCTGTAAGCCTCGTTAATTTAAAGTCACCAGATCAGTCGATACACCCAAAATTTTCCAAAGCGATGGAACACGCCCTAGTTGCAGATTTGGAACCAGGAGACGCCTTGTATTTACCACCATTGTGGTGGCATCACGTAGAGTCATTGTCTGAATTTAATGTGTTAGCCAACTATTGGTGGGATGGTTCGGGGGTTCATGGCGGCAATCCTCTTTACGCGCTTATGCATGCTATGATGACGATTAGAGACTTGCCAGAGGCTCAAAGAAATAGTTGGAAGGATCTATTCGAGCACTATGTATTTAAAGCGTCCGAAGGCAATCACGCTCACATCCCAGAGCATGCTCGGGGATGCACAGGTGAATTGACGCCAGCGGTCATTCAACATACCAAGAAGTTCATCAAAGATCGCTTATAG
- a CDS encoding hydrolase, giving the protein MSDHMPISRFNPSIWVRNRHLQTIWSRLFPRKQLVSLKTWHIPSSDGEQLNLCIANNLPIESKGIVVLLHGLEGSAQSDYIQGMFQALIRHQFTPMVLEFRGCGSAQNLKERAYHSGETSDLSHVIEVIRAQHPTQSISAIGYSLGGNVLAKYLGEMGEQCHLSSAAIVSAPLDLAACAAQMNTFSASIYQSHLIDSMQQKLIDKLKRVEWQTFTPPSPNDILKLKSFWQFDNTITAPLHGFDDVHDYYTQSSAKQFLKAIHKPCLIIHAKDDPFMNEHVIPLKSELSASIEYSLQDYGGHVGFIKGSPWRPYYWLEHTVPNWIESQLCDVITS; this is encoded by the coding sequence ATGTCAGATCACATGCCCATTTCCCGTTTTAATCCAAGTATTTGGGTGCGTAATCGGCACTTGCAAACGATTTGGTCTCGATTGTTTCCTCGCAAGCAATTGGTTTCGCTCAAAACATGGCATATTCCTAGCTCCGATGGCGAACAACTTAATTTATGCATTGCCAACAACCTTCCTATTGAATCAAAAGGTATTGTGGTTCTTTTGCATGGCTTGGAAGGCTCCGCACAATCGGATTACATTCAAGGCATGTTTCAAGCACTCATTCGACATCAATTCACACCAATGGTATTAGAATTTCGAGGCTGCGGATCTGCACAAAACTTAAAAGAGCGCGCATACCACTCTGGCGAAACCAGTGACTTATCGCATGTCATTGAGGTTATTCGAGCCCAACACCCTACTCAGTCAATTAGCGCAATCGGCTATAGTTTAGGCGGTAATGTGCTGGCGAAATACTTAGGGGAAATGGGTGAGCAATGTCATTTAAGTTCAGCAGCAATTGTCTCTGCCCCACTGGATTTAGCAGCCTGTGCAGCTCAAATGAATACGTTCTCGGCATCGATTTATCAGAGTCACCTCATTGATTCGATGCAGCAAAAGCTCATCGATAAGTTAAAACGCGTGGAATGGCAAACGTTTACTCCGCCCAGCCCAAACGACATATTGAAATTGAAAAGCTTTTGGCAATTCGACAATACGATTACCGCGCCATTGCATGGCTTTGATGATGTACACGACTACTATACACAAAGCAGCGCAAAGCAATTTTTAAAGGCGATCCATAAACCGTGCTTAATTATTCACGCCAAAGACGATCCTTTCATGAACGAACATGTAATTCCGTTAAAGTCGGAACTCTCTGCAAGCATAGAATATTCATTGCAGGATTACGGTGGGCATGTGGGATTTATTAAAGGGTCGCCGTGGCGACCCTATTACTGGCTAGAACACACGGTTCCGAACTGGATTGAATCGCAGCTCTGTGACGTTATAACGTCTTAA
- a CDS encoding SapC family protein, with protein sequence MTKLVLVDDISHKNTKVQIENSAHLNPVIDMVPVVPSEIEKIASCLPVFLMKERENSNFIFVTIFGFEVGENLCIKDKNWRTPVQPLNILRQPFFLDSHGNDKLASLCIDMDNPRVQEATGEPLFIAGKRSDYLEYIVSLLAELKQGYEDTQLFVELLLANDLVEPVNLDISFDDGSRRQFEGLYSINIDELDQVPEQAKTEFEKAGYVPKMLAMMNSVSHVKQLIAAKNEQLAEQAL encoded by the coding sequence ATGACAAAGTTAGTTTTAGTGGATGACATCAGTCATAAAAATACCAAAGTTCAGATTGAGAACTCTGCTCACTTAAACCCCGTGATTGATATGGTGCCAGTGGTGCCTAGCGAGATTGAGAAAATAGCATCATGCTTGCCTGTTTTTTTAATGAAAGAACGTGAAAACTCCAACTTTATATTTGTCACTATTTTTGGTTTTGAAGTGGGCGAGAACTTGTGCATTAAAGATAAAAATTGGCGAACCCCCGTACAGCCATTAAACATACTTAGGCAGCCGTTTTTCTTAGATTCACATGGCAATGACAAACTGGCCTCGCTTTGCATTGATATGGACAATCCACGGGTTCAAGAAGCAACGGGAGAGCCTTTGTTTATTGCTGGCAAGCGCAGTGACTATTTAGAATATATCGTGTCGCTGCTGGCAGAGTTAAAGCAGGGATACGAAGACACACAACTTTTTGTAGAGCTATTACTTGCGAACGACTTAGTCGAGCCGGTTAATTTGGACATTAGTTTTGATGATGGTTCTCGTCGCCAATTTGAAGGTCTGTACAGCATCAATATTGATGAACTTGACCAAGTGCCAGAGCAGGCAAAAACTGAGTTTGAAAAGGCAGGCTACGTACCTAAAATGCTCGCCATGATGAATTCAGTTAGCCATGTAAAACAATTGATTGCGGCTAAAAATGAGCAATTGGCCGAGCAAGCGCTGTAA
- a CDS encoding tryptophan halogenase family protein: MKKIEKILIVGGGTAGWMTAGTIAAAHGERVSITLVESPNIKPIGVGEGTWPTMRSTLEKMGISETNFIRECDVSFKQGAKFAQWVTGAKDDAYYHPLVLPQGFFEGNLAPYWLQHGKDKSFSAATCFQEHLCEKNLAPKQLSTPEYSAVANYAYHLDSAKFSAFLQRHCIENLGIQHVLDDVTTVNGLDDGDIASVETQSNGALEADLFIDCTGFKSLLLGEHLNVPFKSCADVLFIDRALAVQVPYKNADDPIASHTISTAQESGWIWDIGLPTRRGVGHVYSSRHTTKERASEELRQYLTDTGVENPSQYEFREIPINSGHREKFWHRNCVAVGLSAGFLEPLEASALVLVELSASMIAEQLPANRQTMDIVARRFNDTFDYRWQRIIDFLKLHYVLTQRKDTAFWRDNCDPATIPESLKELMTLWKYHHPWNHDFSRINEVFPAASYQYVLYGMGFETEAGAHPLSAKEIKFGNMQFQQNMKHAEKLSKHLPTNRDLLMKLKTHGFQKV; encoded by the coding sequence ATGAAAAAAATAGAAAAGATCCTAATCGTTGGCGGCGGCACAGCCGGTTGGATGACCGCAGGAACAATAGCTGCTGCCCACGGTGAACGAGTATCAATCACATTGGTGGAGTCGCCCAACATCAAACCCATCGGAGTGGGCGAGGGAACTTGGCCGACGATGCGTTCAACGCTTGAGAAAATGGGTATCTCTGAAACAAATTTTATTCGAGAGTGTGATGTTTCGTTTAAGCAAGGAGCAAAGTTTGCTCAATGGGTCACTGGCGCAAAAGACGACGCTTACTACCACCCACTGGTGTTGCCGCAAGGCTTTTTTGAGGGCAATTTAGCTCCTTACTGGCTGCAACACGGCAAGGACAAATCCTTTTCTGCCGCCACTTGTTTTCAAGAACATCTCTGTGAGAAAAATTTAGCACCGAAGCAATTGAGTACGCCTGAATACAGCGCAGTTGCGAATTATGCATACCATTTGGACTCAGCAAAGTTTTCAGCTTTTTTGCAACGCCATTGCATTGAAAATCTGGGCATTCAACACGTGCTGGATGACGTGACCACAGTGAATGGTCTTGATGACGGCGATATTGCTTCGGTAGAAACACAGTCGAATGGTGCACTGGAAGCCGACTTGTTTATCGATTGTACAGGCTTCAAGTCACTGTTGCTCGGCGAACACTTAAATGTACCCTTCAAATCTTGTGCTGATGTATTGTTTATCGACCGCGCACTGGCAGTGCAAGTTCCTTATAAAAATGCAGATGATCCGATTGCGTCTCACACCATCTCAACGGCTCAAGAGTCAGGCTGGATTTGGGACATTGGTTTGCCCACGCGACGAGGTGTTGGGCATGTTTATTCAAGTCGGCACACAACTAAAGAGCGTGCGAGTGAAGAATTACGCCAGTATCTAACGGATACTGGGGTAGAAAATCCAAGCCAATATGAGTTTAGAGAGATTCCAATTAACTCAGGCCATCGAGAAAAATTTTGGCACCGAAATTGTGTCGCTGTGGGATTGTCGGCAGGTTTTCTGGAGCCGCTTGAGGCATCTGCACTTGTATTGGTTGAGCTATCAGCCTCAATGATTGCAGAGCAATTACCTGCGAATAGGCAGACGATGGATATTGTGGCTCGACGATTTAACGACACCTTCGATTATCGTTGGCAGCGCATTATCGACTTTCTCAAGCTGCACTACGTTCTTACTCAGCGCAAAGATACCGCATTTTGGCGAGACAATTGCGACCCTGCGACGATACCAGAAAGCTTAAAAGAGCTGATGACGCTTTGGAAATATCATCACCCTTGGAATCATGACTTTTCCAGAATCAATGAAGTGTTTCCCGCGGCGAGTTATCAGTATGTGTTGTATGGGATGGGCTTTGAGACAGAAGCGGGAGCTCACCCCTTAAGCGCGAAAGAGATTAAATTCGGCAATATGCAATTTCAACAGAATATGAAACATGCAGAGAAGTTAAGCAAGCACTTACCGACTAATCGAGATTTGCTCATGAAATTAAAGACACACGGCTTTCAAAAGGTTTAA
- a CDS encoding SapC family protein yields MSQIETIDPVKHAMLKIDLNRNAHGQDEVHIVDVVPNEFRHLMGYFPILFTKDATTGSFIFAAIMGFQAGENLLLEGHGWDVPYVPLNIARRPFTISVSDKTNDKGETVRVPSLGVEVENPRVGTGNALFSNGEATDALKFGHQKISQLITGLNVSRSYIERLSTLQLITPLNIKITLVDGHVQTFDGLYTIDEDKFRALPTDEIVAMHKSGLLESVYMMIGSLSQLGNLVKRKNQRLSTGT; encoded by the coding sequence ATGTCTCAAATAGAAACAATTGATCCGGTTAAACATGCAATGCTAAAGATAGACCTGAATCGCAATGCTCACGGTCAAGATGAAGTGCATATTGTGGATGTTGTGCCCAATGAATTCAGGCATTTAATGGGCTATTTTCCGATTCTATTTACTAAAGATGCGACCACCGGTAGTTTTATTTTTGCCGCCATTATGGGATTTCAGGCGGGCGAAAATTTATTGCTTGAAGGTCACGGGTGGGATGTTCCTTATGTACCGTTAAATATTGCTCGACGCCCCTTTACCATTTCAGTTTCAGACAAGACCAATGATAAAGGCGAAACCGTTAGAGTGCCTAGCTTAGGCGTCGAGGTCGAAAACCCTCGAGTTGGAACGGGCAATGCCTTGTTTAGCAACGGTGAAGCAACGGATGCCCTGAAATTTGGGCACCAAAAAATATCGCAACTCATCACTGGATTAAATGTATCTCGCTCATACATTGAGCGCTTATCGACTCTGCAATTGATCACTCCACTCAATATCAAGATCACGCTAGTTGACGGTCACGTTCAAACATTTGATGGCTTATATACGATAGATGAAGACAAGTTCCGAGCGTTGCCCACAGATGAGATTGTAGCGATGCATAAATCCGGTTTGCTAGAGAGTGTTTATATGATGATTGGCTCGTTGAGCCAACTCGGTAATTTGGTAAAACGCAAGAACCAACGTCTTTCTACAGGTACGTAA
- a CDS encoding TonB-dependent receptor, with protein MQNAMKPKLLSLAVASVLSATSYSALAQEAEAVEAAPTDETTEVIQVTGIRGSLNKAADIKRSSAGVVDAISSEDIGKFPDTNLAESLQRITGVSIDRQNNEGNRVTVRGFGPDFNLVTLNGRTMPTAATDRNVNSSRAFNFNEIASESVSGVEVYKTAKARNASGGIGATINIQTRKPFDFDETKYSFSAKGVHDTTVEKGDNITPDISGMFSTKFADDTFGILVAASYQKRDNREEISASDGWLPENLNAIPRENLNFANPATEHYWMPQNFNVDVSDHERERINGQVVLQWAPIDSVEVALDYTMSRFEDEIERNQLGVWFNGGGGITGDVDANGTVTKFTQTDSNVDFFGYSDKRETENDSIGLNIKWQVNDGLDLVFDAHSSTSEAQPDKNANETFAITGVGNVGGVTMDYGLGTDIPGMSIDLLNAGNTHGYTDSLYDQENIGSLFVASNGTYQKTDVDQFKLAGTWLNDGNSDLNAIRFGADYTKYETNTQRRQSQRSTGYYNANFPFASRGNVDTDGWELIPLNGLLSDFSKGPLPEYLYRYDVDAHINQLESLWYDDHIGESHPAYGETITEDYLTTFNDGNLIQNHFIEEKTYALYTSFDFQSEFNGMPLNVLAGVRYERTEVNGSSLAPEYTHLRWNSGNEMAVTNTGEEFFTDRDSSYTEFLPSLDMDIEIVEDVIARFSYSNSMARPDLNAMRETVAIGETKAFGNLNANAGNSALKPYLAQNFDLSLEWYYDEGSYVAAGYFKKIVENFIVNTSSDQEIAGLTDPAFGPDAEAAKASVSDPSVQGDVLAALQGIRFAAGTCGNAVLGLDPATGGADCAIIGLDSDPLASFNTTAPQNGEDAKVDGWEIALQHMFWDSGFGIQTNATFVDGDVDYDVTQVGEAFALTGLSDSANFVAFYDKDGIQVRAAYNWRDEFLAGIGQLRVSNEPVFTEAYGQLDLNASYDINENLTVFFEGINVLEEEFRQHGRYDNQLVRAEQYGARYAIGIRGTY; from the coding sequence ATGCAAAACGCAATGAAGCCCAAGTTATTATCACTAGCAGTTGCTTCAGTTTTGAGCGCAACAAGCTATAGCGCTTTGGCTCAAGAAGCTGAAGCGGTTGAGGCGGCACCGACTGATGAAACAACGGAAGTAATTCAGGTGACCGGTATTCGCGGGTCTTTGAATAAAGCTGCTGATATTAAGCGAAGCTCTGCTGGTGTTGTAGACGCTATCTCTTCAGAAGATATTGGTAAATTTCCAGACACTAACCTAGCTGAATCGTTGCAGCGTATTACGGGTGTCTCGATTGACCGTCAAAATAACGAAGGTAATCGAGTGACCGTTCGTGGTTTCGGCCCAGACTTCAACTTAGTTACGTTGAACGGGCGTACGATGCCTACGGCTGCAACCGACCGCAACGTGAATTCTTCACGAGCATTTAACTTCAACGAAATTGCTTCTGAATCAGTCAGTGGCGTTGAGGTTTATAAAACAGCGAAGGCACGCAATGCATCGGGCGGTATCGGTGCAACAATTAATATTCAAACGCGTAAACCCTTTGACTTTGATGAAACAAAATATAGCTTTTCTGCAAAAGGTGTTCATGACACAACAGTAGAAAAGGGTGACAACATCACTCCTGATATCTCAGGTATGTTCTCGACTAAATTTGCTGACGATACATTCGGTATTTTAGTGGCGGCTTCGTATCAAAAACGCGACAACCGCGAAGAAATTTCTGCGTCTGATGGTTGGTTACCAGAAAATCTCAATGCGATCCCAAGAGAAAACTTGAACTTTGCTAACCCAGCAACTGAGCACTATTGGATGCCGCAGAACTTCAACGTTGACGTGTCTGATCACGAGCGTGAACGTATCAATGGTCAAGTGGTATTGCAGTGGGCACCAATCGATTCAGTTGAGGTTGCACTAGACTACACAATGTCTCGCTTTGAGGACGAAATAGAACGCAACCAGCTGGGTGTATGGTTTAATGGTGGTGGTGGTATTACTGGTGATGTCGATGCCAACGGTACAGTTACTAAGTTCACTCAAACAGACTCCAACGTAGATTTTTTTGGTTATTCTGACAAGCGTGAAACCGAAAACGACTCGATTGGATTGAACATTAAGTGGCAAGTGAATGACGGCCTAGATTTAGTGTTCGATGCGCACAGCTCTACTTCTGAAGCTCAGCCAGACAAAAACGCCAACGAAACATTTGCAATCACAGGTGTGGGTAACGTAGGTGGCGTGACAATGGATTACGGCCTTGGTACTGATATTCCAGGCATGTCTATTGATTTACTGAATGCCGGGAATACCCACGGTTATACTGACAGTTTGTATGATCAAGAAAACATTGGTTCCTTGTTTGTTGCTTCGAACGGCACTTATCAAAAAACAGACGTAGACCAGTTTAAGCTTGCCGGTACTTGGTTAAATGACGGCAACAGTGATTTAAATGCAATTCGTTTTGGTGCTGATTACACTAAGTATGAAACCAACACTCAACGTCGTCAGTCCCAGCGCAGTACCGGCTATTATAATGCGAATTTCCCATTTGCTTCTCGCGGTAATGTTGACACTGATGGTTGGGAATTAATTCCATTAAATGGCCTGTTAAGTGACTTCAGCAAAGGCCCCCTGCCTGAATACCTATACCGATACGATGTTGATGCGCATATTAATCAACTTGAATCACTTTGGTATGACGATCACATCGGTGAATCTCACCCAGCTTATGGTGAGACAATCACTGAAGATTACTTGACGACATTCAATGATGGCAACCTCATTCAAAACCACTTTATCGAAGAAAAGACCTACGCTTTGTACACGTCTTTTGACTTCCAAAGTGAATTCAATGGCATGCCTCTTAATGTGTTGGCCGGTGTTCGCTATGAGCGCACAGAAGTCAATGGCAGCAGCTTAGCGCCAGAATACACGCACTTGCGTTGGAACTCAGGTAATGAGATGGCTGTGACGAACACTGGTGAAGAGTTCTTCACTGACCGTGACAGTAGCTACACTGAGTTTTTGCCAAGCTTAGACATGGACATCGAGATTGTTGAAGACGTCATCGCACGTTTCTCATACAGCAATTCTATGGCTCGCCCTGACTTGAATGCGATGCGTGAAACAGTGGCAATTGGAGAAACCAAAGCTTTTGGTAACTTAAATGCCAATGCCGGTAACTCAGCCCTGAAGCCTTACTTAGCGCAGAACTTCGACTTATCACTCGAATGGTATTATGACGAAGGAAGTTATGTTGCCGCGGGTTACTTTAAGAAAATCGTTGAAAACTTCATTGTTAATACATCGTCAGATCAAGAAATTGCAGGGTTAACAGACCCAGCATTCGGGCCTGATGCCGAAGCTGCAAAAGCGTCTGTTTCTGACCCTTCTGTCCAAGGCGACGTGTTGGCAGCTCTCCAAGGTATTCGTTTTGCTGCAGGTACTTGTGGTAACGCTGTACTTGGCCTAGACCCTGCTACTGGTGGCGCTGATTGTGCAATTATTGGCTTAGACAGTGATCCGCTTGCATCTTTCAATACGACAGCACCTCAAAATGGTGAAGACGCGAAAGTTGATGGTTGGGAAATCGCCCTTCAACATATGTTCTGGGATTCAGGTTTCGGTATTCAGACCAACGCAACGTTTGTGGATGGCGATGTTGATTATGATGTGACACAAGTTGGCGAGGCGTTCGCGTTAACCGGCTTAAGTGATTCAGCTAACTTTGTAGCTTTCTATGACAAAGACGGTATCCAAGTTCGTGCAGCCTACAATTGGCGTGACGAGTTCTTGGCGGGCATTGGTCAATTGCGTGTCTCTAACGAACCTGTATTTACAGAAGCCTATGGCCAGCTTGACTTGAATGCGAGTTACGATATCAATGAGAACCTCACAGTATTCTTTGAAGGTATCAACGTTCTTGAAGAAGAGTTCCGTCAACACGGTCGCTATGACAACCAACTTGTTCGAGCTGAACAGTATGGTGCTCGTTATGCGATTGGTATTCGCGGTACATACTAG